One region of Vitis vinifera cultivar Pinot Noir 40024 chromosome 1, ASM3070453v1 genomic DNA includes:
- the LOC100250719 gene encoding nudix hydrolase 1, with the protein MENGAPVPRVAVVVFLLKGNAVLLGRRLSSNGYSTFALPGGHLEFGESFEECAAREVKEETGLDIDRIEFLTVTNNVFPANQSHYVTILMRAVSADPHQLPQNLEPHKCSGWDWYEWNNLPEPLFGPLEKMVQGGFSPFPTS; encoded by the exons ATGGAGAATGGAGCGCCGGTGCCAAGAGTTGCCGTAGTGGTGTTTCTGTTGAAGGGGAACGCCGTGTTGTTGGGGCGGCGCCTCTCCTCCAACGGCTACTCCACCTTCGCCCTCCCCGGAGGCCACCTGGAGTTTG GGGAGAGTTTTGAGGAATGTGCTGCCAGAGAGGTGAAGGAGGAAACTGGCTTAGACATTGACAGGATAGAGTTCCTAACTGTCACCAACAACGTCTTCCCGGCAAACCAATCCCATTATGTCACCATCCTTATGCGCGCAGTCTCGGCCGATCCTCATCAACTGCCCCAAAATCTTGAGCCTCACAAGTGTTCTGGTTGGGATTGGTATGAATGGAACAACCTCCCAGAGCCACTCTTCGGACCATTGGAGAAGATGGTACAAGGGGGTTTTAGTCCCTTCCCAACTTCTTAA
- the LOC100267904 gene encoding uncharacterized protein LOC100267904 isoform X1 has product MGNEDFIELHALNDEVKDGVFNKENVKQAKGEIRNLDKQHTQRKYPEEDLVDKPPPLQGNVELVETVTIAEKMTGIESIVHGGNNDVILQKEVFSSHKIDGSSVTGVKRSRMTCDDQQPFVHVIYNSLSRKSKRKLEELLHHWSEWHAQQCSSSKDSDEVLESGDETYFPALHVGLGPEKTSIVSFWMDNQVKEKKNEGFISLNDNAIPLYDREYALGLTSMDDLNNLERGLETLDASRCFNCGSYNHSLKECPKPRDTVAVNNARKQHQSKRNQPVGPRIATRYYQNSPGGKYDGLKPGVLGPETRKILNLGEFDPPPWLNRMREIGYPPGYLDAVDEDQSSGIIIYADEETREEEDKENLKLNTSILQKTMSVDFPGINAPIPEHADERRWTTSQLPVSFDSLRNRANLRSNCSSESISNGLPHNQRGPRDYRDGGFPGYSPTMFDHSRGYSGFSLSRPSEYFSLRGDNPNGYSGCSPNYASDPFSPRGDNLGFYNPFSPNITGDAFSPRGDLLMRGPSLGRSMSDRGRSSLFLEGSSHTTDTLLPYASSGLLQSPHDYGSFRFEAPAYEGHWRPY; this is encoded by the exons ATGGGCAACGAGGATTTTATTGAACTCCATGCATTGAATGATGAAGTTAAGGACGGCGTCTTCAATAAGGAGAATGTGAAACAGGCTAAGGGTGAAATCAGAAATTTAGATAAGCAGCACACCCAAAGAAAATACCCTGAGGAAGATTTAGTTGATAAACCGCCGCCTTTGCAGGGGAATGTTGAATTGGTAGAAACTGTTACCATTGCTGAGAAGATGACTGGGATTGAATCCATTGTGCATGGTGGCAATAATGATGTGATTCTCCAAAAGGAAGTTTTTAGCAGCCATAAGATAGATGGTAGCT CTGTAACAGGTGTTAAGAGATCCCGGATGACATGTGATGATCAGCAACCATTTGTGCATGTGATATATAATTCCTTATCAAG AAAAAGCAAAAGGAAGCTTGAGGAGCTTTTACATCATTGGTCAGAATGGCATGCTCAGCAATGTTCTTCATCCAAA GATTCTGATGAAGTTTTGGAGTCGGGTGATGAAACTTATTTTCCAGCATTACATGTTGGTCTTGGTCCTGAGAAAACCTCTATAGTG TCTTTCTGGATGGATAATcaagtgaaagaaaagaaaaacgaGGGGTTCATCTCATTGAATGACAATGCTATTCCTCTATATGATCGAGAATATGCATTGGGTCTAACTTCAATGGATGATTTGAATAACCTGGAAAG AGGCTTGGAAACACTTGATGCTTCTCGCTGTTTCAACTGTGGTTCCTATAACCATTCACTGAAGGAATGCCCTAAGCCTCGAGATACTGTTGCTGTCAATAATGCTCGGAAGCAGCACCAATCCAAGAGAAACCAACCTGTTGGTCCTCGTATTGCAACTCGCTATTACCAAAATTCTCCTGGGGGGAAATATGATGGACTAAAACCAGGTGTTCTTGGTCctgaaacaaggaaaatatTGAATCTTGGG GAGTTTGATCCACCTCCATGGCTTAATAGGATGCGTGAGATAGGATACCCACCAGGATATCTAG ATGCTGTAGATGAAGACCAGTCTTCAGGGATTATAATATATGCAGATGAGGAAACCAGGGAAGAAGAGGAtaaggaaaatttaaaattaaacactTCAATACTGCAGAAGACAATGTCTGTTGATTTCCCTGGAATAAATGCACCAATCCCAGAGCATGCAGATGAGAGACGCTGGACAACTTCTCAGCTTCCAGTAAGTTTTGATTCTCTGAGGAACCGGGCGAACCTTAGATCAAACTGTTCCTCAGAATCTATCTCCAACGGCCTCCCCCATAATCAGAGGGGGCCCAGGGACTACAGAGATGGTGGCTTCCCTGGTTACAGCCCCACCATGTTTGATCACTCACGTGGCTACAGTGGTTTCAGTCTCAGTCGGCCAAGTGAATACTTCAGTCTAAGAGGTGATAACCCGAATGGCTACAGTGGTTGCAGTCCCAATTATGCAAGTGATCCTTTCAGTCCAAGAGGTGATAACTTGGGCTTCTACAATCCTTTCAGCCCTAATATCACAGGGGACGCCTTCAGTCCAAGAGGTGACCTGTTGATGAGAGGCCCAAGTTTGGGAAGGTCTATGTCCGATAGAGGGAGGAGCTCGTTGTTTCTTGAAGGTTCTAGCCATACTACAGACACTCTCTTACCATATGCATCCTCAGGCCTGCTCCAGTCTCCTCATGATTATGGTTCATTCAGATTTGAGGCTCCAGCTTATGAGGGGCACTGGCGTCCCTACTGA
- the LOC100267904 gene encoding uncharacterized protein LOC100267904 isoform X2 — MGNEDFIELHALNDEVKDGVFNKENVKQAKGEIRNLDKQHTQRKYPEEDLVDKPPPLQGNVELVETVTIAEKMTGIESIVHGGNNDVILQKEVFSSHKIDGSCVKRSRMTCDDQQPFVHVIYNSLSRKSKRKLEELLHHWSEWHAQQCSSSKDSDEVLESGDETYFPALHVGLGPEKTSIVSFWMDNQVKEKKNEGFISLNDNAIPLYDREYALGLTSMDDLNNLERGLETLDASRCFNCGSYNHSLKECPKPRDTVAVNNARKQHQSKRNQPVGPRIATRYYQNSPGGKYDGLKPGVLGPETRKILNLGEFDPPPWLNRMREIGYPPGYLDAVDEDQSSGIIIYADEETREEEDKENLKLNTSILQKTMSVDFPGINAPIPEHADERRWTTSQLPVSFDSLRNRANLRSNCSSESISNGLPHNQRGPRDYRDGGFPGYSPTMFDHSRGYSGFSLSRPSEYFSLRGDNPNGYSGCSPNYASDPFSPRGDNLGFYNPFSPNITGDAFSPRGDLLMRGPSLGRSMSDRGRSSLFLEGSSHTTDTLLPYASSGLLQSPHDYGSFRFEAPAYEGHWRPY, encoded by the exons ATGGGCAACGAGGATTTTATTGAACTCCATGCATTGAATGATGAAGTTAAGGACGGCGTCTTCAATAAGGAGAATGTGAAACAGGCTAAGGGTGAAATCAGAAATTTAGATAAGCAGCACACCCAAAGAAAATACCCTGAGGAAGATTTAGTTGATAAACCGCCGCCTTTGCAGGGGAATGTTGAATTGGTAGAAACTGTTACCATTGCTGAGAAGATGACTGGGATTGAATCCATTGTGCATGGTGGCAATAATGATGTGATTCTCCAAAAGGAAGTTTTTAGCAGCCATAAGATAGATGGTAGCT GTGTTAAGAGATCCCGGATGACATGTGATGATCAGCAACCATTTGTGCATGTGATATATAATTCCTTATCAAG AAAAAGCAAAAGGAAGCTTGAGGAGCTTTTACATCATTGGTCAGAATGGCATGCTCAGCAATGTTCTTCATCCAAA GATTCTGATGAAGTTTTGGAGTCGGGTGATGAAACTTATTTTCCAGCATTACATGTTGGTCTTGGTCCTGAGAAAACCTCTATAGTG TCTTTCTGGATGGATAATcaagtgaaagaaaagaaaaacgaGGGGTTCATCTCATTGAATGACAATGCTATTCCTCTATATGATCGAGAATATGCATTGGGTCTAACTTCAATGGATGATTTGAATAACCTGGAAAG AGGCTTGGAAACACTTGATGCTTCTCGCTGTTTCAACTGTGGTTCCTATAACCATTCACTGAAGGAATGCCCTAAGCCTCGAGATACTGTTGCTGTCAATAATGCTCGGAAGCAGCACCAATCCAAGAGAAACCAACCTGTTGGTCCTCGTATTGCAACTCGCTATTACCAAAATTCTCCTGGGGGGAAATATGATGGACTAAAACCAGGTGTTCTTGGTCctgaaacaaggaaaatatTGAATCTTGGG GAGTTTGATCCACCTCCATGGCTTAATAGGATGCGTGAGATAGGATACCCACCAGGATATCTAG ATGCTGTAGATGAAGACCAGTCTTCAGGGATTATAATATATGCAGATGAGGAAACCAGGGAAGAAGAGGAtaaggaaaatttaaaattaaacactTCAATACTGCAGAAGACAATGTCTGTTGATTTCCCTGGAATAAATGCACCAATCCCAGAGCATGCAGATGAGAGACGCTGGACAACTTCTCAGCTTCCAGTAAGTTTTGATTCTCTGAGGAACCGGGCGAACCTTAGATCAAACTGTTCCTCAGAATCTATCTCCAACGGCCTCCCCCATAATCAGAGGGGGCCCAGGGACTACAGAGATGGTGGCTTCCCTGGTTACAGCCCCACCATGTTTGATCACTCACGTGGCTACAGTGGTTTCAGTCTCAGTCGGCCAAGTGAATACTTCAGTCTAAGAGGTGATAACCCGAATGGCTACAGTGGTTGCAGTCCCAATTATGCAAGTGATCCTTTCAGTCCAAGAGGTGATAACTTGGGCTTCTACAATCCTTTCAGCCCTAATATCACAGGGGACGCCTTCAGTCCAAGAGGTGACCTGTTGATGAGAGGCCCAAGTTTGGGAAGGTCTATGTCCGATAGAGGGAGGAGCTCGTTGTTTCTTGAAGGTTCTAGCCATACTACAGACACTCTCTTACCATATGCATCCTCAGGCCTGCTCCAGTCTCCTCATGATTATGGTTCATTCAGATTTGAGGCTCCAGCTTATGAGGGGCACTGGCGTCCCTACTGA
- the LOC100262757 gene encoding protein MIZU-KUSSEI 1, with protein sequence MKTILAKTPHDSSFSFSRRYFHWKKKIEDDDDDNDEEVLTFSSSSHACDDEDKEKEADFISTSLSLAAPRKKAALSSKLRSALALTLFGKRRSHLSSGLGTRVIGTLFGYRRGHVHFAFQEDPKSHPAFLMELATSTSVLVREMASGLVRIALECDKKVEMKKGTRLLEEPLWRTYCNGKKCGYAMKRECGAEEWKVLKAVEPISMGAGVLPGNGETGSEGELMYMRAKFERVVGSKDSEAFYMMNPDSTGGPELSIYLLRV encoded by the coding sequence ATGAAGACAATCTTGGCCAAGACACCTCATGActcttccttctctttctcCAGGAGATATTTCCACTGGAAAAAAAAGATTGAAGACGATGATGACGACAACGATGAAGAAGTCTTAACCTTTAGTTCCTCCTCACATGCCTGTGATGATGAGGATAAGGAGAAGGAAGCGGACTTTATTAGCACCTCGCTGTCGTTGGCAGCTCCCAGGAAGAAAGCTGCTCTTTCTTCTAAGCTCCGCTCGGCTCTCGCTCTTACCCTTTTCGGTAAGAGGCGTTCACACCTATCCTCTGGTCTTGGCACCCGAGTTATAGGCACCCTCTTTGGCTATCGTCGTGGGCATGTTCACTTCGCGTTTCAGGAGGATCCCAAGTCGCATCCTGCCTTCCTGATGGAACTCGCGACCTCAACAAGCGTTTTGGTTCGAGAAATGGCGTCTGGGTTGGTCAGAATTGCGCTGGAGTGTGATAAGAAGGTCGAGATGAAGAAAGGCACAAGATTGCTGGAGGAGCCTCTCTGGAGGACGTACTGCAACGGCAAGAAATGTGGGTATGCCATGAAGAGAGAATGTGGAGCGGAGGAGTGGAAGGTGTTGAAGGCGGTAGAGCCAATTTCAATGGGCGCTGGGGTGTTGCCAGGGAATGGAGAAACTGGGTCCGAGGGAGAGCTCATGTACATGAGAGCCAAGTTTGAGAGGGTTGTGGGGTCTAAGGACTCTGAGGCCTTCTACATGATGAACCCTGATAGCACCGGTGGTCCTGAACTTAGTATTTATCTACTTAGAGTTTAA